The genomic DNA CTGGATAATCATGACCTTAAAAGCACCCCTTTGGGGGTGCTTTTTTTGTTGGTGCGCCCGGCCGGGCGCACTCACTGAAGCTCACGGCGTTGCCGGGGAGAACTTCCACAACCGGCGTGACGGTGTTGTCCTAGTCGTAGTGATAGTGATCGCTGTGAATGGTTTTGTAGATCTAGGCATGCTGCACTTCCCCCAAACTCCCTTGCTGCTCAAACCAGGTCCGCCAGTTCCAGGTGCTCTTTACCTTCTGCGCTAGCTGAAAGGTTTCGGTGTTGGTGATGTGCGGAGCAGCTCGGGGCAACTCTTGTGAAACAAAGGTGTGGAGGCTTTGCAGGTGGGGGTGCAGGGTTTGAATGATGATGTCGGCCGAGCCGAACGAGGTGGCCACAAAGCGAACGTTGGAATAACCCGCTAGAGCCTCGGCAGTTTCTTGCACTGCGCCAGGCCTCACCTTGATCAGGACAAGCGCCATCACCTCCACGCCCAGCTTGAGCGGGTCGCCGACGGCGGTGATGTGGATGAGGCCGGCCTCCAGCAGCCGGTTCACTCGAGTTCGGACGGTCGCCTCGGCTACCCCGAGCTCTCTGCCGATCTCCCGGAAGGGTTTGCGGCCATCGTCTTCAAGGGCAATGATGATCCTTTGGTCGAGCGCGTCGAGTTTCATCTAATATGTCTACCGCCTTACTGTGCCTACCACCTTGATGTGTTCGCCGTCTGGCGGGCTTGTCAAGCTATGATATTAAGACTTGCGCAAAAAATCAAGAGAAAGTGTTGACATTGCGCGGTTACTTGACGTAAAGTTTGCGCATGCAGTCAAACTATTGCTGCCTGTTCTGCCTGTGGCATAACACGATCAGCACTATAGTTCAGCACTGTAGTTGATTTGAGGAGGTAAGGTCAGTGAAACAACTGCGCTGTCTCATCACGGTACTCGTCTTGCTCACCGGCTTCGCTGTGGCCCAGTCGACCGTGCGCATCGGCCTGGCTGAAGACCCCGATATTCTCGATCCGGACTTGGCGCGCACCTATGTCGGCCGCATCGTCTTTGCGAGCCTTTGCGACAAGCTCTTCGAGATCACCACGGACCTCGAGATCGTCCCGCAGCTGGCCACGGAGCACAGCATCTCGGAGGACGGGCTGACGCTCACGCTCGGCATTCGTGAAGGTGTGGTGTTTCATGACGGCACGCCCCTAGACGCCGAGGCGGTCAAGTACAACCTCGAGCGCTCGCTCAACCTTCCCGGCTCGAACCGTCGCAGCGAGATCCAGCAGATCGACTCGGTCGAGGTGACGGGTGAATTTACGGTGCAGGTCAACCTTTCCGAGCCCTTTACGCCACTCATCGCCCAACTCTCCGACCGCGCGGGTATGATGATCTCGCCTACCGCCGCGGAGGAAAGCGGCGAAGGGTTCGGCAACAACCCGGTCTGCTCCGGGCCCTTCTCCTTTGTGCGCCGCGTCGCCCAAGACCGCATCGAGCTTGCGCGTTTTGCCGACTACTGGGACGCCGAAAACGTCCTGATCGACCGCGTCGTCTTCCTGCCCATCCCCGACGCCAGCGTGCGCTTAGCCAACTTGCAGTCGGGCGACCTGGACATCTTGGAGCGCCCCGCACCCACCGATCTCAATACCGTCAGGAACGACCCCAACCTCGAGCTGCCCTCGGTACCCAGCCTGGGTTATCAGGGCGTCACCATCAACCTCGCCAATCCCGAGCCGCGCGACCACCCGCTCTCGCAGGACCCGCGCGTGCGCGAGGCCTTCGATCTGGCTATCGACC from Deinococcota bacterium includes the following:
- a CDS encoding Lrp/AsnC family transcriptional regulator encodes the protein MKLDALDQRIIIALEDDGRKPFREIGRELGVAEATVRTRVNRLLEAGLIHITAVGDPLKLGVEVMALVLIKVRPGAVQETAEALAGYSNVRFVATSFGSADIIIQTLHPHLQSLHTFVSQELPRAAPHITNTETFQLAQKVKSTWNWRTWFEQQGSLGEVQHA
- a CDS encoding ABC transporter substrate-binding protein — its product is MKQLRCLITVLVLLTGFAVAQSTVRIGLAEDPDILDPDLARTYVGRIVFASLCDKLFEITTDLEIVPQLATEHSISEDGLTLTLGIREGVVFHDGTPLDAEAVKYNLERSLNLPGSNRRSEIQQIDSVEVTGEFTVQVNLSEPFTPLIAQLSDRAGMMISPTAAEESGEGFGNNPVCSGPFSFVRRVAQDRIELARFADYWDAENVLIDRVVFLPIPDASVRLANLQSGDLDILERPAPTDLNTVRNDPNLELPSVPSLGYQGVTINLANPEPRDHPLSQDPRVREAFDLAIDRVALNQVVNDGEFIVGNQPVPPSSPWYIEDYPVLERDAARARELLSEAGHERVAVELMVANSPISVQTGEVIQAMVSEAGFDVSLRPTEFASALNLQEEGQYDAFQVGWSGRLDPDGNIHQYHTCEGSLNQSGYCDEEVDRLLNRARTVTAFEERHEAYRDAALIYLPARSIIYLFHQNLFFPHSNRLEGFQAYPDGLIRLKGVSVG